Proteins encoded together in one Bactrocera neohumeralis isolate Rockhampton chromosome 4, APGP_CSIRO_Bneo_wtdbg2-racon-allhic-juicebox.fasta_v2, whole genome shotgun sequence window:
- the LOC126755745 gene encoding piggyBac transposable element-derived protein 2-like has product MSALSKVNFPGNLILKLPEYAHTQFLLYENSFLISPCRQATTEEIVEWLQDLNEDDDVEIIENINNANFIDVTLLPPEEQELSDCDYADEDDEGTLGDLGRGVLKRACEIRTDNSEVEEQQFLNEASSSLAPRTRTSTQRKTKKKKIFRKLSKIVVKASECSITAIREHTPDIVADILENDISPIQHFKRIFDSEFMECIQSETVKYAINKGDEAFTVNLEELYTYFGILILSGYNKVPAISMYWQTESDVYNHLVVGSMARNKFEKIHRYLHINFIFCRRIDGAVFW; this is encoded by the exons ATGAGCGCATTGTCCAAAGTCAATTTCCCAGGCAATTTAATACTGAAACTCCCGGAGTATGcgcata CCCAGTTTTTGCTATATGAAAATTCATTCCTAATATCTCCTTGTAGACAAGCAACAACTGAGGAGATAGTTGAATGGCTCCAAGATTTAAATGAAGATGATGATGTAGAGATTATAGAAAACATCAATAATGCCAATTTTATTGATGTCACTTTGCTCCCCCCCGAAGAACAGGAGTTATCCGATTGCGATTACGCAGATGAAGACGATGAAGGTACACTGGGTGATTTGGGTCGTGGAGTTCTTAAAAGGGCATGTGAAATAAGAACTGATAACTCAGAAGTGGAGGAGCAACAGTTTCTAAATGAAGCGAGCAGTTCACTAGCCCCACGTACAAGGACTTCAACTCAaaggaaaactaaaaaaaagaagattttCCGAAAATTGTCCAAGATAGTAGTAAAAGCAAGTGAATGTTCTATCACAGCAATACGCGAACATACTCCGGACATTGTAGCagatattttggaaaatgaTATAAGTCCAATACaacattttaaaagaatttttgataGCGAATTTATGGAATGTATACAATCAGAGACTGTTAAGTACGCCATAAACAAAGGAGATGAAGCTTTCACCGTAAATCTTGAGGAGTTATACACATATTTCGGTATCCTTATACTAAGTGGATACAACAAG GTTCCAGCTATTAGCATGTACTGGCAGACAGAAAGTGATGTGTACAATCATTTAGTGGTAGGTTCAATGGCGAGgaataagtttgaaaaaatacatCGCTACCTTCACATCAACTTCATTTTCTGTAGACGAATCGATGGAGCCGTATTTTGGTAA